The Chryseobacterium nakagawai genome has a segment encoding these proteins:
- a CDS encoding MvdC/MvdD family ATP grasp protein gives MIFCITHSKDFYTIDRFFQHLSSKNIPYFRLNSDQLNHLQKISINENSFEITDEKGNFIHSDHITGVWHRKAWRISVPEELDQEYEKIFRNEYASLRYNLFTQLEHLPWINPYENERKIDGNKMLQLKIAHQNNLIIPATIFSNDEEKVKAFFEQHCSGKAIAKLHGVTRKTMNGEDLISTMIIEQDTLENLSDIIYCPMIFQPYIDKEYELRIMYVDGEFFTGKINNSENADWRVGHEGYFWIAYELPDEVKTNLVSMMKEMGLYTGAIDMIRGKDGKYYFLEVNPQGEWGMLEKELGFPIAERIADNLIKRINIHE, from the coding sequence ATGATTTTCTGTATTACCCATTCAAAGGATTTTTATACTATTGATCGTTTCTTTCAACACCTTTCTTCTAAAAATATCCCTTATTTCAGACTGAATTCTGACCAACTGAACCATCTTCAGAAAATCAGTATTAATGAGAACTCATTTGAGATAACTGATGAGAAAGGAAATTTTATTCATTCTGATCATATCACAGGAGTGTGGCATAGAAAAGCATGGCGTATTAGCGTTCCTGAAGAACTGGATCAGGAATATGAAAAAATCTTTCGAAATGAATATGCAAGTCTCCGCTACAATCTGTTTACCCAACTGGAGCATCTTCCATGGATCAATCCTTACGAAAATGAAAGGAAAATAGATGGAAATAAAATGCTTCAGCTAAAAATAGCTCACCAAAATAATCTGATTATTCCAGCTACTATTTTTTCTAATGATGAAGAGAAAGTAAAAGCTTTTTTTGAGCAGCATTGCTCAGGAAAAGCCATTGCCAAACTTCATGGGGTAACCCGGAAAACAATGAATGGTGAAGATCTGATCTCCACGATGATTATCGAACAGGATACATTGGAAAACCTTTCAGATATTATCTATTGTCCTATGATTTTTCAGCCTTATATTGATAAAGAATATGAATTGAGGATTATGTATGTAGATGGAGAATTTTTTACAGGAAAGATCAATAACAGTGAAAATGCAGATTGGAGAGTAGGTCACGAAGGCTATTTTTGGATCGCTTATGAATTGCCTGATGAGGTCAAAACAAATCTGGTTTCGATGATGAAGGAAATGGGATTGTATACAGGCGCTATTGACATGATCCGGGGAAAAGATGGTAAATATTATTTTCTAGAAGTTAATCCACAGGGAGAATGGGGAATGCTTGAAAAAGAACTAGGGTTTCCTATAGCAGAAAGAATTGCCGATAATCTTATTAAAAGAATTAATATCCATGAATAA
- a CDS encoding microviridin/marinostatin family tricyclic proteinase inhibitor, translating to MENKNSKKKPFFASFLEKQLKDPETVKGGTNITIPERDVITKPIIDDVTSKLNDMEHTMKYPSDGDDDAAQL from the coding sequence ATGGAAAACAAAAACTCAAAAAAGAAACCGTTTTTCGCATCATTTCTTGAAAAACAACTTAAAGATCCTGAAACAGTAAAAGGAGGAACGAATATTACAATTCCAGAAAGGGATGTTATTACAAAGCCCATTATCGATGATGTAACTTCTAAGTTGAACGATATGGAGCATACTATGAAATATCCTTCTGACGGTGATGATGATGCCGCTCAACTATAA